In Bombus affinis isolate iyBomAffi1 unplaced genomic scaffold, iyBomAffi1.2 ctg00001117.1, whole genome shotgun sequence, one DNA window encodes the following:
- the LOC126928595 gene encoding omega-amidase NIT2-like, whose amino-acid sequence MFDVKGCKIGIGICYDIRFEEMARIYRNKGCQMLIYPAAFNMTTGPLHWSLLQRSRANDNQLYVACISPARVPSASYVAWGHTQLTNPWEKILYDLETQENMVVTDIDLKVVEEVRAQIPTFSQRRTDLYDTVYKKE is encoded by the exons atgtttgatgtgaagggctgcaaaataggtattggcatttgctatgatatcagattcgaggaaatggcacgcatttatcggaacaaag gttgccaaatgctgatatatccggcggcattcaatatgaccactggaccactgcactggtcattacttcagcgttccagagcgaatgacaatcaattatacgtcgcctgtatatcaccggctcgtgttccttcagcaagttatgtcgcatggggacatacacagttgacaaatccctgggagaaaatcctttatgatttggaaactcaggaaaatatggtggtcaccgatatcg atttgaaagttgttgaggaagtaagggctcagatacctacattttctcaaagacgtacggatttgtacgacactgtctataaaaaggagtaa